The genomic window ATGTGGGTCAGAACATAGAATTTGCCGGTCCTGCGGCGGATTCTTTCAGCCTAGACGCACGCAAAACTCTGTCCGCCATGTCCGCTGAACTCAGTGCGGAATTTGCGATCTGGCTCCCCAATGAAGAATTGGACCGACACATGCGTACGCGAACAAATCGCCCTTACGAACTGACGTTTCCGGACAACGACGCTGAGTATCTGGAAGTACGCAAAATAAATCTGAGTGAAATAGTTCCTTATGTGGCGCTTCCGGACAGCGTCCCCAATAACACCGTTCCTGTGGCTCAGCTTGAGAAAGATAAAATATGTGTGAATCAGTGTCACGTAGGATCCTGCGCTAACGGAACCATAGAAGACATACATGCAGTTGCCCAGATTCTGAAAGGAAAGAAGATAGCTCCCCATGTGAGATTTATCGTAACTCCCGCCTCCCAGGAGGTTTACAGAGAATCATCGAAAAACGGAGATATCAACATTTTAATTGAGGCAGGGTGCCTCCTTACGCCCCCAGCCTGTGGCGTGTGCGGGGGGCTCGACTTCGGCGTGCTGGCAGGAGATGAAGTCTGCCTGACGGCCAGCCCCAGAAATTTTAAAGGCAGGATGGGAAGCGCCGACGCCAAAATCTACCTCGGCTCGCCCGCTGTTGTTGCCGCATCCGCTGTTGCCGGGTATATTACAACCCCACGGAGGTGATGTCATGATTATTAAGGGAAAAGTTTGGAAATTCGGCGACAATATCAATACAGATCTTATTTTACCCACTCAGGCAGTCGCGATGTCCCCCAAAGAGCGCGCTCAATACGTCTTCAGCGCCAACCGCCCGGGATGGGCACAACAGGTTTCCAGCGGCGATATTGTGATTGCAGGCACCAACTTCGGCACAGGTTCCAGTCGCCCCGCGGCTTTAACAATGAAAGACCTCGGCCTCGGCTGCCTTTTAGCAGAAAATATCAACGGATTGTTCTTTCGCAGCTGTGTAAACGAATCATTTCCAGCTTTGGAAGTAAAAGGAGTCTGCAATTGTTTTGAGGAAGGAGACATCGCTGAGGTGGACTTCACTTCCGGGAAAATTGTCAACATGAGAACCAGTCAGGAGATTCAGGGCGATGCCTGGCCCGATCAATTGCTCGCGATTTATAACGCAGGCGGCATCATCCCTTTGTTAAAATCTCAGGATCTTTTGGAAGAGCAGAGTTGCTGAGGAGGGAACTATGAGTATACATATTTTGATTTTAGCGGCAATTATCATCGCAATCACGTTAGGATATGTGACCAGGATCAATATCGGGCTCTATGCCATCGCTTTCGCCTATCTTACAGGAGTCTGTGTTCTTGGGTTGCGCGTAAACGCAATTATTGCAATGTGGCCCGTCCGTCTTTTCTTTAT from Synergistaceae bacterium includes these protein-coding regions:
- the leuD gene encoding 3-isopropylmalate dehydratase small subunit (catalyzes the isomerization between 2-isopropylmalate and 3-isopropylmalate in leucine biosynthesis); the encoded protein is MIIKGKVWKFGDNINTDLILPTQAVAMSPKERAQYVFSANRPGWAQQVSSGDIVIAGTNFGTGSSRPAALTMKDLGLGCLLAENINGLFFRSCVNESFPALEVKGVCNCFEEGDIAEVDFTSGKIVNMRTSQEIQGDAWPDQLLAIYNAGGIIPLLKSQDLLEEQSC
- a CDS encoding 3-isopropylmalate dehydratase large subunit; the protein is MNIAEKILARNSGRKTVRPGDVVVVNVESAVVLDMNFLIRGAFDTWPVRLFDNDRVIVINDHISPPKDIPTAESVRKSRQFAQKYGIRRFHDVGANQGIVHQVIADAGYALPGRVLVCNDSHTCSSGAFNNCARGIGLADLLYVLCKGETWFKVGETIRYDFTGTLPQYVSAKDVFLHIAGKYGAHVGQNIEFAGPAADSFSLDARKTLSAMSAELSAEFAIWLPNEELDRHMRTRTNRPYELTFPDNDAEYLEVRKINLSEIVPYVALPDSVPNNTVPVAQLEKDKICVNQCHVGSCANGTIEDIHAVAQILKGKKIAPHVRFIVTPASQEVYRESSKNGDINILIEAGCLLTPPACGVCGGLDFGVLAGDEVCLTASPRNFKGRMGSADAKIYLGSPAVVAASAVAGYITTPRR